A window of Halobaculum roseum genomic DNA:
CTCGCGGTCCCGCCGATGGGGGCCGCGCGTTTGACCATCTCGGGGTACCGAACGGCCCACTCGTACGTCTGCTGGGCTCCCATCGACCACCCGAGCACCAACTGGAGCTCGTCGATGCCGAACTCCTCCTCCAGCAGGCGACGCTGCGCGCGGACGTCGTCGCCGATGCGGACGTTCGGGAAGTCCGCCTGCCCGTTCGGCGGCGGCGTGTTGTGCGGCGACGTGGAGAGGCCGTTTCCGATCTGGTTCGGCAGGATCACGAAGTACTCCGTCGGGTCGATGGCGGAGCCCTCGCCGACGTACATCTCCATGTCCTTGCTCGTTCCCGAGTACATGTGCGGGAACAGGACGGCGTTGTCCCTCGCCTCGTTCAGTTCGCCGAAGGTGGTGTACGCGATCCGGCAGTTCCGGAGCGTCCGGCCGCTCTCCAGCTCGAACGCGTCCATCTCGAAGTGCTCGTACGGGCCGTGGACCGCCTGGGTGTAGTAGTCGTTCTGGATGCCGGTTCCTACCTGACTCGCGCCCGGCGACGGTGCCTCCGCCGGAATGTGGTCGTCGTCGCTCATTGGGTCCTCCGCTCCGGATGCGAGCGGATACGATCCAGTATCGTTCACGAACGATAGTTGTTTTGGTCGTGCGCCAGTTCCGTCCGACCCGCCCGGCGCCGCCGCCGCGACCGGTCCCCGCTCCCTCCCCCGCCGATCCCTGGACCCGTCGCCCGAACCGGGAGGCCCAAATACTCCCGACCGGAACCCTCCGGCGATGAGCGACCTCACCGACGAGGAGCTGGAGCGGCTGGGCGACGTGGTTCGGCTCCAGCCGACGAAGAACAGCGAGCTCGGCGATCGGTGGGGGATGGACAGCGGGAGCGACGTCCACAGCTACCTCGAGAACCACCTGTCGGACTACTACTACCGCGACGACAACAGCCTCATCCGCGCGACGAGCGAGGCCGCCGAACTCACCGGCGTCGAACCCGGCGTCGTCGACGACGAGGGCGACCCGAACGCGGTCCCCGAGCGGATCACCGTTCCCGAACTCCACGCGCGGGTGTTCCGCGTCGTCGCCGACCACGACGAGCGCTCGGAGTCGGTCGTCTCCGTGCTGAACAAGCTCCGCGAGGAGTTCGACGCCGACCCGGAGGCCGGCGACGTGCGCCGCGCGCTCCAGAGCCTCCGCCGGAAGAACGTCGTCGAGGTCGTCTACCGCACGGTGCCGACATTCAGCAACGGATGTCCGCGTGTTAGCGACGATCGACTAACACCGTCCCCCTCGAAATTTTTTGACCGGTTGCAAACACCTCTGAAGGCGTTCGTATCTTTGCTTCCGGTCACCGAGTGCCTACCCGCTATCCGCTCAGGT
This region includes:
- a CDS encoding alpha/beta fold hydrolase — encoded protein: MSDDDHIPAEAPSPGASQVGTGIQNDYYTQAVHGPYEHFEMDAFELESGRTLRNCRIAYTTFGELNEARDNAVLFPHMYSGTSKDMEMYVGEGSAIDPTEYFVILPNQIGNGLSTSPHNTPPPNGQADFPNVRIGDDVRAQRRLLEEEFGIDELQLVLGWSMGAQQTYEWAVRYPEMVKRAAPIGGTARNPVLSGLLVDALMACIRSDPGWQDGYYDDPDDVRGGLKRHARTWLLMGTSSTLFREEAWRDAGFTSLEDFVYNAWEEWFLPMDPNDLLTMAWKWKHADVSRNTDGDLEAALNRIEARTYVMPFAEDYVFTLEDCREEEAMIPDSELRPIETPWGHFGMFGFDPADKEFIDETVRELLAEEV